The following nucleotide sequence is from Chryseobacterium sp. CY350.
CAAAGACAGAGAAATTGATATGACTCTGGAAGCCGTGAGGAAATTTGAATATTCTTAAATCATTTTAATATAAATTTTAAAGGAGGAAACGCAAAATTTCATCCTTTTTTTTAAGAAAATAAAAATCCCTCAGGAAATTTTCCTGAGGGATTCAATTTAATATGAAGAAACTAATTACTTAAATTAGATACCTGCCCATCCTGCAGCCCAAGTAGGCGTTGCTGTACCGCTTCCAGCTCCAGTTGCTGTAGCGTCTTCTGTGTAGGTGTTTGGTAATAATGTAGCAGCAGCACTTCCTGTAGTAGCTTTCACAGATGCTTTAGTTGTTACGTTATCAAATTTCACTTTTGTGATCTTGTTTTGACCGTTGAAATAAGATACAGATTGATCGTGTTCTACGTTGATACCAGTAGTCCAGTTAGATAAAACTACATTGTCAATTGATGCATATGTACCTTCTCTTAATTTCAAACCGTCAGATTCACCTGAAGTAGCGCCGATAAATGTTGCGTTCTTAATAGTAGGATTAGATCTAGGATTTGCATCTTTATTATCAGCATTGTTGTCTGCTTCTATTCCTCTGTTTCCAACTCCTGTTGATCTTCTTTTTGTGAAGATATTCGTTGCAGTACCGTTCCAACCTTCTGTCCAGTCAAAAGCATCATCTTCGTTTGCTACAGAAATTACATTAGAAACATTTACAGTTCCACCGAAAAATTCAATACCGTCATCAGATCCGTTAATCATTGAGATATTATCAATTACAGTTCCGTTACCTACTCCGAAAAGAGAAAGTCCGTTAAATTCTTTAGTTCCTGTAAATACAGCACCTGCATATTCTATTCTCACATATTTTAATGATCCTGAATTGTCATTAGCAACTGTACCGCCATAGATAGAGTCACCAACTTCTGAAGTTGCAGTAGCACCTCTGTTGATAGGAGCTTTACCGCAGATTACCAAACCTCCCCAGCTTCCCGGTGTAGGATTAGGTGATGTAAATACAACAGGATTTGTTGCTGTACCGTTAGCGAAAATTTTAGCATTTTGCTCTACAACGATAAAAGCAGAAGTACCTCCTGAAGCTTCAATTCTTGTTCCTGCAGGGATTACTAAAGTTCCACCGCCTCTTACAATTACAGAACCTGTAAGTTTATATAATTTTGTAGCATCCAGAGTTACCGTCTCACCAGATTTTACTTCACCTTTGAAGTTGCTAGGATCTAAAGCGATCCCTGTTCCTGGATTTGTGATGATCAATTCTTCGTCTTCATTATCACTACATGAGTGAAATACTACAGCTGTTGTTGACATAATAAATGCAGCAGCTAATAATTTTAAAGTGTTCTTTTTCATTTTACAATATTTTTATTTATTTTTTATTTAGAATTCATAAGAAACGCTTGCGCCGATTCCGGATCCTCTTTTGTATTTTCTTGAAACAAGTTCTCCGGCTTTATTGTCTTGCACTCTTGTGAAGTAAGGATTGATTAAATTTCTGCCAGTCAGTGAGAATCCTATTCCGCTGCCAAGTTTTATTTTCATCGTGGCATCCAGCGTGCTGAATGCTTTATCTACAAGGTTTCCTTTTTCCTGTGTACCAATGGCATAGATGTTATCAGAGATATAAGAGTAAGAGACTACAAAATCCATCGTGTTTTTGTCACCCCATTTCTGCTCCAGACCTAAGTTTGCATTGGCTAAGAATTCAGAAGCTCCCTGTAATTTGTCTTTTGTAACACCTTTGTTCAGCGTTACATTATATTTTGTGTTTTCTTTTCTTACTTTATTTTCATCAAGATCCTGCTCTGTATTCAGATAAGTACCATTTATGAATGTATAAAGTCTTGTTTTGCCAGAGTCGTAAATATCTTTTCTGATTTCAGCTTCCAGACCAAATACTCTACCTGTATCACCAATGTTCATGAAAGAAACTATGTTTGAAGCAGATGCAATTACAATTCTGGAAATAGGATTTTGAATGTACTTACCAAAAGCCGTTAATGAGATCAGCTCGTTCTTTTTCGGAAACCACTCCCATTTCAAATCTACATTGTAGTTATCTGCAGGGTAAGCTTCCGGATTTCCTATTGTAGACTCATCAATATCTTCGTACTCAAACGGTGCAACTTCTAAAAGTAGTGGAGTTGTGTAGGTCTTTGAACCTGCTAATCTGAAATTATGTTTGTCGTTTAAGCTGTATTTTAAATTAAATGCAGGTAGAATTTTAGAATAATCTTTGTTTACTTTTCCGCCATCAGGATAAAGTGTGGTGTTGTAAACAATTTCTTGTTGCAAATTGTCGTAACGCACACCAACCTGAGCCGTGAATTTTTCTGAGAATTTGTAATCAACATTTACATATCCCGCATTGTTCATAATTTCAGATGTAAAGAATTGAGGTACAAAAGCGGTTTCCGGATTGTATTTTACATCTCCTCTGAACGTTACGATATCAAAAAATCCTCCCATCTGATAGTTTCCTATATTAAAGAAAGAATCGTAATTTTTTGGATCTACATAATAAGTTCCCTGCGCAGGCAAAATTCTAAAGTTGTATTGTGTAGCCTTAAAATCACTGTCTTTATACCTTCCGCTATATCCCAAGGTGATTTTTGTATTCTCTCCCAATTTATAATCTGCATGCAAATCTCCAACAAAATCATTTTCCAATAAT
It contains:
- a CDS encoding TonB-dependent receptor domain-containing protein, whose product is MNFRKLSIAVLFLTTSGTLFYAQEKNDTVKKEKKIEGVIIQGTTKKGGEANIISVQRKSVEVIERVGSVQLEKQGVGDVSVAVTKATGSQKQEGSGQIFIRGLGDRNNSTTINGLQVPSNDPLYKNIDLSIIKTDMIDFIGLEKVYNPKLWGDMSGANVDIVTKVYTGKPYFKVNLGSSVNFNSVQKNNYFLQDGPNFFGSKILEKPSKNAVLNRGYVFTTSLKDQEINNPINSALSFDFGTNFKIGEQGKLSIFGYGGFDNSYDYFQGITGGSFDTTTGPNKIYDNSEEFKYSTNTTGLINVNYRINSKNNINFSSNYIHTTEQKLGNYSGYNRDYYDNDVSQERYVTQIRRATYKTNDLIVNQLKGEHTLSEPLKIIWNLGYNRLDSRRPDRQQNITVLDKLQNYSFFASSNPGANNRYYDRLLENDFVGDLHADYKLGENTKITLGYSGRYKDSDFKATQYNFRILPAQGTYYVDPKNYDSFFNIGNYQMGGFFDIVTFRGDVKYNPETAFVPQFFTSEIMNNAGYVNVDYKFSEKFTAQVGVRYDNLQQEIVYNTTLYPDGGKVNKDYSKILPAFNLKYSLNDKHNFRLAGSKTYTTPLLLEVAPFEYEDIDESTIGNPEAYPADNYNVDLKWEWFPKKNELISLTAFGKYIQNPISRIVIASASNIVSFMNIGDTGRVFGLEAEIRKDIYDSGKTRLYTFINGTYLNTEQDLDENKVRKENTKYNVTLNKGVTKDKLQGASEFLANANLGLEQKWGDKNTMDFVVSYSYISDNIYAIGTQEKGNLVDKAFSTLDATMKIKLGSGIGFSLTGRNLINPYFTRVQDNKAGELVSRKYKRGSGIGASVSYEF